The Teredinibacter sp. KSP-S5-2 genome includes a window with the following:
- a CDS encoding FAD/NAD(P)-binding protein, whose product MEGNNKTIALIGGGPSSFRVLKRIAERDMEYSKTNISVILIEKQDRLGVGLPYSRKTTDSEHRIAANETITRLEKGDELEQRFHDAIDMAKRNGVSVQVKYESNVIDVQYGEKKKYVIKMDDYSSITADYVVLATGHWKNIPELSNSDKYVSNPWPVQDALRKSKLSESVGIVGTSLTAIDIAISLANSRGEFVTTENGVVYKVHEDTPICITMFSRSGMLPRVAGFGITEGRGELEGSEKYDKYLTEDLAFSPAMGRVSNLLSYAYRRLCMDFLTTDALDSLRNHFDEELLFTGDFRRDMNIIKKAISKRSGVGQFYVDYELAKGSIKSKSYIPWQSLLWQKTDIFWWLFHLYSAEDRLVIDDYSYQTLCFVRPLNFYNASRIKALIDAGILKVKKVSQAYSVSEDSNGFSVFNGVYAGEDIEKEFFAGDTLIDCRGQSTNLENADDILMKNLKRSGLIKSAYKLFEDSNEKYPLGGIHIDPYTLKVRPLFESSLKGNMYTLGPTTLGYYPIADGLHPLPRLALKIVDDIFRDINDESNTQAKKELYEY is encoded by the coding sequence ATGGAAGGTAATAATAAAACGATTGCGCTTATTGGTGGGGGGCCGTCTTCTTTTCGAGTTTTAAAGCGTATTGCAGAAAGGGATATGGAATATTCTAAAACTAACATATCTGTAATTCTCATAGAGAAGCAGGATAGATTAGGAGTCGGTTTACCTTACAGTCGGAAAACAACAGATTCAGAACATAGAATTGCTGCTAATGAAACTATTACAAGGCTGGAAAAAGGCGATGAGCTTGAGCAACGTTTTCATGATGCTATTGATATGGCAAAAAGAAATGGTGTGTCAGTTCAAGTAAAATATGAATCCAATGTAATAGATGTTCAGTACGGAGAAAAGAAAAAGTATGTGATTAAGATGGATGATTATTCATCAATAACTGCTGATTATGTTGTTTTGGCAACGGGGCACTGGAAAAATATTCCAGAATTATCTAATTCTGATAAATATGTTTCTAATCCATGGCCGGTACAGGACGCGCTTAGAAAAAGCAAGTTAAGTGAATCAGTAGGGATAGTAGGGACAAGTCTTACTGCGATTGATATTGCTATCAGTTTGGCTAATAGTCGAGGTGAGTTTGTAACTACTGAAAATGGGGTTGTGTATAAAGTGCACGAAGATACGCCCATTTGTATTACAATGTTTTCAAGAAGCGGTATGCTACCTAGGGTCGCGGGTTTCGGTATTACTGAGGGGCGAGGAGAGCTGGAGGGTAGTGAGAAATATGACAAGTATTTAACAGAAGATCTTGCCTTCTCACCAGCGATGGGTAGGGTTTCAAACTTACTTTCATATGCATACCGTCGATTATGTATGGATTTTTTGACTACGGATGCTTTGGATAGTTTGAGAAATCACTTCGATGAGGAACTGTTGTTTACTGGTGATTTTCGACGTGATATGAATATTATAAAAAAGGCAATTTCAAAGAGATCTGGCGTTGGTCAATTTTATGTTGATTATGAATTGGCTAAAGGAAGTATAAAGAGTAAAAGTTATATTCCGTGGCAATCCTTGCTTTGGCAAAAAACGGATATATTTTGGTGGTTGTTTCACCTTTATTCTGCTGAAGATCGTCTCGTTATTGACGATTACTCATATCAAACTTTATGCTTTGTTCGCCCATTAAATTTTTATAATGCTTCTCGCATTAAGGCGTTGATAGATGCTGGTATACTAAAAGTTAAAAAAGTTAGCCAAGCATACAGCGTAAGTGAAGACTCAAATGGTTTTAGTGTTTTTAATGGCGTTTATGCTGGCGAGGATATAGAGAAAGAATTTTTTGCTGGCGACACTTTAATCGATTGCAGAGGGCAAAGTACGAATTTGGAAAACGCTGACGATATTCTCATGAAAAACCTTAAAAGGTCTGGGTTAATTAAGTCAGCATATAAATTATTCGAAGATTCAAATGAAAAATATCCGTTAGGCGGTATTCATATAGATCCGTATACTTTAAAAGTTAGGCCTCTATTTGAGTCAAGTTTAAAGGGGAATATGTATACCTTGGGGCCAACTACACTAGGCTATTACCCGATAGCGGATGGATTACATCCTTTGCCGAGGCTAGCGTTAAAGATTGTAGATGATATTTTTAGGGATATAAACGACGAGAGTAACACTCAAGCAAAAAAGGAATTATATGAGTATTAA
- a CDS encoding Ldh family oxidoreductase, translating into MLRVDAERLNRIFCCELMSIGLSISDSTILVSNLIETSLSGIDTHGIRLLPTYISEFKQGGANISPVFRFENELLSSAILDADGANGVIAGNAATDKAIEMARKTGIGMVLTKNSNHFGAASSFTKQAANQRLIAISLSNSDALVALEGGTRPFLGTNPIAMTVPGLGDDCFELDFATSQISYSKVKYYLQNGIDLPQNWCVDENGSDSSTSQLYAALKALGGYKGQGIGLMVQVLTSVMSGMPYDHQLTHLYTPPFDKPRQISHWIICFNPEIFIRYEEFQSRVSELISEARINTPSVILPGDKEKASREERLANGIPIDDKDYDWVNELINKYE; encoded by the coding sequence ATGCTCAGGGTAGATGCGGAAAGATTAAATAGAATTTTTTGTTGTGAGTTGATGTCGATAGGCTTAAGTATATCTGACTCTACGATATTAGTATCTAACTTGATAGAAACAAGCCTCTCTGGTATTGATACGCACGGGATTAGACTACTACCTACTTATATATCGGAGTTTAAGCAAGGAGGAGCGAATATCTCCCCGGTGTTTAGGTTTGAGAATGAACTTCTATCCAGTGCAATTCTGGATGCAGATGGTGCAAACGGCGTAATAGCCGGAAATGCTGCAACTGATAAAGCGATAGAGATGGCAAGGAAAACAGGGATTGGTATGGTTTTAACCAAAAATTCCAATCACTTTGGTGCTGCTTCGTCCTTTACAAAACAAGCTGCAAACCAAAGGCTTATTGCTATATCGCTTTCAAATAGTGATGCGCTTGTTGCTCTAGAGGGCGGGACTAGACCGTTTCTTGGTACAAATCCAATTGCGATGACAGTTCCTGGCTTAGGTGATGACTGTTTTGAGCTGGATTTTGCAACCAGTCAGATCTCTTATTCAAAAGTGAAATACTATCTGCAAAATGGAATCGATTTACCTCAAAATTGGTGTGTTGATGAAAACGGCTCCGATTCGTCTACTTCTCAGCTGTATGCTGCATTAAAGGCGCTTGGTGGCTACAAGGGGCAGGGTATTGGTCTTATGGTTCAGGTGTTGACTTCTGTGATGAGTGGTATGCCCTATGATCATCAGCTTACTCATTTATATACTCCGCCTTTTGATAAACCACGACAAATTTCGCATTGGATTATATGTTTTAACCCGGAGATTTTTATTCGTTATGAAGAGTTTCAGTCACGTGTAAGTGAGCTTATTTCAGAGGCAAGGATTAACACCCCTTCAGTTATTTTGCCCGGAGATAAGGAGAAAGCTTCTCGTGAAGAACGATTGGCTAATGGTATTCCAATTGATGATAAAGACTATGATTGGGTTAATGAACTTATTAATAAGTATGAATAA
- a CDS encoding PLP-dependent aminotransferase family protein has translation MNTDNNDSASVMNFLNEISMKFPEAVSLASGRPSDRFFENERWNEYEQSFIEYFSKKNSISKSDAVKLLCQYGATAGVINEIICRYLLKDENIKCNERDVVVTSGCQEALLLISLTHMREESDLAMVIDPSYIGFYGLIEILGKRVFGSKSIVDGEFSVEFFESEVEEKIQQGNRLKILYLNLDFNNPLSYRLDINARRSILDVCKKYGIYVVEDNPYGVFDFDEEKLPTLKSIDSYGMVYYVGSFSKTFCPTLRVGFVCVPENLGDYRDCIISLKSLTTLNTCQNNQAVVGGYFLSNGFSLKAKAELMNKHYKSNRDVVVSVLSEYLGNVRGVRWNVPSGGFFMVLELPFEFSDKYLYECAQEYSVICMPVRYFSLNEKWWARSIRIAYSNIEGDELRSSVKRLCNFILIKLDESRKCSG, from the coding sequence GTGAATACTGATAATAATGATAGCGCTTCGGTAATGAATTTTCTAAATGAAATATCTATGAAGTTTCCAGAGGCGGTATCGTTGGCGTCGGGGAGGCCTAGTGATAGATTCTTTGAAAATGAAAGATGGAATGAATACGAGCAGTCATTTATTGAATACTTTTCAAAAAAAAATTCTATCAGTAAATCCGATGCTGTGAAGCTTCTATGTCAATATGGCGCGACAGCAGGTGTTATTAATGAGATTATTTGTAGATATTTGCTGAAAGATGAAAATATAAAATGTAATGAAAGAGATGTTGTTGTTACAAGTGGTTGCCAGGAAGCCTTGTTGCTTATTTCTTTAACTCATATGAGAGAAGAGTCTGATTTGGCAATGGTAATCGATCCTTCTTACATTGGGTTTTATGGATTGATTGAGATTTTAGGGAAAAGAGTTTTTGGTTCAAAATCAATAGTCGATGGTGAGTTTTCTGTAGAGTTTTTCGAGAGTGAGGTTGAGGAAAAAATTCAACAGGGAAATCGATTGAAAATTCTCTACCTCAATTTGGACTTTAATAATCCTCTTTCATACCGCTTGGATATAAATGCGAGGAGATCCATTCTGGATGTTTGTAAAAAATATGGTATCTATGTCGTTGAGGATAATCCATATGGGGTTTTTGATTTTGACGAGGAAAAACTGCCAACACTTAAAAGTATTGATTCATATGGGATGGTCTATTATGTTGGGTCATTCTCTAAAACATTTTGTCCTACATTACGTGTGGGATTTGTTTGTGTTCCGGAAAATCTAGGTGACTATCGAGATTGTATAATTTCATTGAAAAGTCTCACTACTCTCAATACTTGTCAAAATAATCAAGCTGTTGTTGGAGGGTATTTTCTATCCAATGGGTTCTCTTTGAAAGCTAAAGCTGAATTGATGAATAAACACTATAAGAGTAATCGTGATGTTGTCGTTTCTGTTTTATCCGAATATCTTGGGAATGTAAGAGGTGTGAGATGGAACGTGCCGAGCGGCGGTTTTTTTATGGTTCTAGAATTACCCTTTGAATTTAGCGATAAATATTTGTACGAATGCGCGCAAGAATATAGTGTTATTTGTATGCCTGTTAGATACTTTTCTCTGAATGAAAAATGGTGGGCACGAAGTATCAGAATAGCTTATAGCAATATTGAGGGGGATGAGCTAAGGAGTTCGGTGAAAAGATTGTGTAATTTTATTTTGATTAAACTTGATGAGAGTAGAAAATGCTCAGGGTAG
- a CDS encoding VOC family protein: MFKFQEFDRVDHIAIAVVDLKESIRYYSDQLGFELDCVRDTFGKFSGMRSAVLFSGDFSVVLLQSLDEESQIQKYLDKYGAGVQHVAFRVSEIENVESLLQERGVEFSTSIIEGPGLRQIFTKRDPASGMMFEFIERVKNDNYSEESINNLFAQLEDGCEY, translated from the coding sequence ATGTTTAAGTTTCAAGAGTTTGATCGTGTCGATCATATTGCTATTGCGGTTGTCGATTTAAAAGAGTCAATCAGATATTACTCCGACCAACTTGGTTTTGAACTTGATTGTGTTCGAGATACGTTTGGAAAATTTTCTGGTATGAGGTCTGCCGTTCTTTTTTCCGGTGATTTTTCTGTTGTTCTCCTTCAGTCTTTGGATGAAGAGTCTCAAATACAAAAATACTTGGATAAGTATGGTGCTGGAGTTCAGCATGTTGCATTTAGGGTGAGTGAGATCGAGAATGTTGAATCATTGCTTCAGGAAAGAGGAGTTGAGTTTTCGACCTCTATTATAGAGGGGCCTGGACTTCGTCAAATATTTACTAAGCGAGACCCTGCGTCTGGAATGATGTTTGAATTTATAGAAAGGGTGAAAAACGACAATTACTCTGAAGAAAGTATTAATAATTTGTTTGCTCAATTGGAAGATGGTTGTGAATACTGA
- a CDS encoding class I SAM-dependent methyltransferase, with amino-acid sequence MNTTLVKRDVGVDHFFCSHRDKPHDIFFMKIGGDTFVGKKYEADFLVDGKVVKRKTCLVEEGMLFGKYRSMKVCEKGYSFFYEIMSEQEKHQAFDRVLKMDGAYLYYPFLTLNEGGGEELCSQEQWMPSLELERELNDDEIPLREIAINKLKEYGQTKGVFYDPACSTGKFLETMKNEFKGIYTIGQDINPKMVEVSSLKLDETICGDSIKPCVRPSSVDVLVFRFLNSFVVSAADADILFRKLITCLKPGGVSLVFGHTPVLLSFDYFVSQGLEVLSSVAKPPGLQSVCEFYVLRKKD; translated from the coding sequence TTGAATACTACATTAGTTAAACGAGATGTTGGTGTGGACCATTTTTTTTGCTCTCACAGAGATAAGCCGCACGATATTTTTTTTATGAAAATAGGCGGAGATACTTTTGTTGGTAAAAAGTATGAGGCTGATTTTTTGGTTGATGGGAAAGTTGTAAAAAGGAAGACCTGTCTTGTTGAAGAGGGAATGCTGTTTGGTAAATACCGTTCAATGAAAGTTTGTGAAAAAGGATATAGTTTTTTTTATGAAATTATGTCTGAACAAGAAAAGCATCAGGCGTTCGATAGAGTTCTAAAAATGGATGGGGCGTATCTCTACTATCCATTTTTAACACTAAACGAAGGTGGTGGTGAGGAGTTATGTTCTCAAGAGCAATGGATGCCTTCATTGGAGCTCGAAAGGGAGCTTAATGATGATGAAATACCGCTTAGAGAAATAGCAATAAATAAACTTAAAGAGTATGGTCAGACAAAAGGAGTTTTTTACGATCCGGCATGTTCAACTGGTAAGTTTTTGGAAACAATGAAAAACGAGTTTAAGGGAATTTATACAATAGGGCAGGATATAAATCCAAAAATGGTTGAGGTGTCATCGCTAAAATTAGATGAGACAATTTGTGGAGACAGCATTAAACCATGTGTCAGACCGTCATCTGTTGATGTTTTGGTTTTTCGTTTTCTTAATTCATTTGTGGTTTCCGCTGCTGATGCGGATATTCTATTTCGAAAGCTAATTACATGTTTGAAGCCTGGTGGTGTTTCGCTGGTTTTTGGGCATACTCCGGTGTTGTTGTCGTTTGACTACTTTGTTTCTCAGGGGTTGGAGGTATTATCAAGTGTGGCTAAACCTCCTGGCTTGCAATCCGTATGTGAGTTTTATGTGTTAAGAAAGAAAGACTAG